In Telopea speciosissima isolate NSW1024214 ecotype Mountain lineage chromosome 10, Tspe_v1, whole genome shotgun sequence, the DNA window tatcaaaacaaattaatattttgccgctcttttggtttttagcaatgttttactgTATTAAGAtctatggaatttttagatttgataaaaaaaaaacccaccattAGAAAGTCACAAATTTCACGTATcgttgaaaatccagtttttgttcttgaactggggtgttgtattttttatccttttagaatttgatttcttaactatctttattggattcaaatacgggatatttgcttatttatgaacaATACctcaagtaaaaaaaatatttaattaaatgatatttggcataagtTCCTATCCTGGTTTCAAGCCAGGTGTCCTCATGttttgatggggataagtgaatttatataggtgttcaagtcgaaacttgtgaaattaccaaaatatggccaaaacaatatcaaaacCATGTGAAACCTCTATAAACCAGGTCGAATTTAAAGTCGACCCATATCTCGTCTTGGTAGGCTGCGAAATCGAGAcaactcggtcgaaacctggagTTTTGAatgagttcttcttccatggccACAAGTATAAAGAATATagaatatatacatacatacatatgtatatatatatacatatatatatatatagatatagagatagagagagagagagagaacgagagaggcACCAACCTCGCTTATCCAATAACTAAACCAACCTCACTCTTCAATTCGTGAAGAAGGCTGTTAAGCCTTTACATATTTATAACATTGACTCAATCCAAATAAACAAAGAATTTTAAATTGCCTAAGACTCCCCAACCGCAATCTATCTTGGAGAGTCTCCAGTTGACTCGACActttaataataaaagaagaaaagaccaaTTGAAAAGGAAACAACTCACTATGGTACCTAAGATTGTGTGCATATAAGATTCCTTAAATCTTGGAAGGGGCCCCACAAGTAACAAGTTACTAAAATTATCTTCATAAttgaataataaataaaagaaagaaaattaagtcCTAAAACATCCCCATGATTAGACTAGATATGGCTGGTCATCTACCATTATAAGCTTTGATGGGGGTATAGATCCTATGCATCTCACAATCAACCGTCACAATCTCCTAATGATCGATATCTCTCCGATTGAACTCTAATTGTGGGGCTCCACATCTGCAATTGAACCACCAATCAATTCCTCAGCTTCAATCTTGATCGAGCCATTTACTTCAGCTTGATCGTCACTTTCGTTGTCCACATTTTCGACCACCCGTGATCCGCCCTCTAAAGATTCTATCATGTTCGAGGTTCGACATCTCATCACAAAAGCGGTCAATATTATCAATAATCTTTCGACAACCTGTCCTAAGATCATGAATTCTTGTTTGGAGATCACAAAGTCGTGTTAGCAGTGTACAGAGACCATCTCTAATAGATTGGGCTAAATTGTATGGATCAACCTCCATGATGTAGACTCAAGttcggctttgataccaagttgatgcAGATCTAAAAGATATGTTGGTGACGACAATAAGAAAGACATAATCCGGTTGCCACAAGTATGAAgaatagagagaagagagagatgtcGCATAGACAGAAAGGAGAGAAAACCCAAATTGTgggggagagacagagagaggaaagagaggtcATCAACACTCATTTATCCAATAACTAAACCAACTTCATTCTTCAATTCGTGAAGAAGGTTGTTAAGCCTTTACAAATGTataaccatggttcaaaatttcacaATATATCGcagaaatttcggtatatttcggtaatttcgacactacAAAGACGaaatgggcttccgaaatgaaaaatgttcaaatttcagaatatttgggtatatttcatcgaaatttcagtatatttcgtcaaaatttcggtatatttcattaaacaatgtgtatttaactatttatacatcagggtccaaccgtatactgtcaatcaagggtgcaaacccaaaacaccactttgagttcatttttttgcaatatgaagatttaaatgtgtttatttagcttaaataaaggtgtacatgaagtatcaggccttaatatggccaaaacccaccgagatggagtgccgaaatatggcagaaaaaataccatatttcggcgaaatttcagtatatttcgaatatttcggaaatctcaaccagcccgaaatggcgagatgagacgagattttaaaccttgtttATAACACTGTAATGTAGAATCAGTCCTCAACTAGGAACTAATTCCAAAACAGGATCACTAAGATATCAGCAGTAGCACTTCCCAGCAATCGAACAAGGATAGCAACCACTCAATTAGATCTTCGAATGGATCTCAGATTGCAGTAGATTCAGGGCATAGATTTCTCACAAGTAAATCAATTAATAAAGAAAGGTAGAAGGATAGATTTGGATTGAACTTCTCACTCTcatgggcctctcacccactCAAGCCATCTCACCTCTCCACTGAATCGCACAACTTCATGaagaaattttcaaatattaatTATCTCAATCATTCCCAGCTAATGGCTattacaaaaatatttaaagaatACCAAATAAAAGTCCTAATCTATCTACGAAATTAAATCTAACAAACCTTCTAATTACATACAAGTTtattaataaaacaaaaacgGAAACAAATCCCAATAGAAACCTGTCTAATAAAACTAAATATAACAGCTGTAGGAGTCCTCCACATATTGGCAATGGAGTCTTCAATTTGTATTCACTACCTAGCTGgctgtggggcccactttgtCACGAAATCTCCTCCCAATAGAGCTGAACAATATCTGTTCAATTCTGGAAAATAAACCCTTCATGACAGGCTGGCGCTAGCTAATGACAGTCTCCAAATAAAACTAATCAATTACCTCATAATGTGCTGGAAATAAACTGCTCAGTATAATAGGAAATAGGATAGAAATATCTCCTTAAATTACTGGTTGATCTCCTCTTTAATTATGGAAGTAAATCCACTTTAATTCTGGAAGCAAATCCAATTTAATTCTGCTGGACAACTTTGGAGCAGAAATCAATGGGTTTGAATAAACCCAGAACTTGGACCAGGTACCTGCTGGTCAATCCGCATCagctccccccccccacttAGGGAAAACTGGACCTCGAGTTTTGAATATTCGAATGATCACCTTGGTGTGATGAAGGTCAAGCTCCAGTCCATAGTAAAATTCTGGTAACTCATGGCTGGCCATGgtaagctctgataccaaataatgtagaatCAGTCCCCAACTAGGAACTAATTCCACAACAGGATCACTAAGATATCAGTAGTAGCACTTCTCAGTTCTCAGCAATCGAACAAGGATAATAACCACCCAATTAGATCTTTGAATGGATCTCAGATTGCAGTAGATTCAAGACACAGATTTCTCACAAGCAAATCAACTAATACAGATAGGTAGAAGATAGGTAGAAGGATAAATTTGGATTGAGCTTCTCACTCTCTCCCGGGCCTctcaccatagttgtcatggcgtcgccatggcgacgccatggcgtcctggcgctggagagggctgcatggcgacctacgccatggcaaccctctttgatttcttcttccagactctctttccctcttcgatttcttcttcctgtcttcgatttcttcttccctcttcgatttcttctttccctcttcaatttctttcgatttcttcttcgatttcttcttcctgtcttctttccctcttcgatttctttcgatttcttctttccctcttcgatttcttcttcgatttctgaattttcttcttaaaacttgagaaacaatagagaaaaaataaaacatggcttgagtatacatctatcaacacattaaaaatagagaaaataaaaaataaaacatggtcgacatgctcgccatggcaacgccatggcgggcgacatgtcgatatatcgacgtgacacccctccaccgacttggatcgccgtgacgccgtgacaactatgcctctCACCCATTCAAGCCATCTCACCTCTCCCCTGAATCGCACAACTTCATGaagaaattttcaaatattaatTATCTCAATCGTTCCCAGCTAATGGCTATTACAAATATATTTAAAGAAAACCAAATAACAGTCCTAATCTATCTACGAAATTAAATCTAACAAACATTCTAATTACATGTAAGTtaattaataaaacaaaaacgGAAACAAATCCCAATAGAAACCTATCTAATAAAATTATAACAGCTGTAGAAGTCCTCCATGTATTGGCAATTGAATCTGCAATTTGTATTCACTACCTAGCTggttgtggggcccacttggtcACAAAATCTCCTCCCAATAGAGCTGAACAATATCTGTTCAATTATGGAAAATAAACCCTTCATGACAGGCTGGCAATAGCTAATGACAGTCTTCAAATAAAATTAATCAATCACCTCATAATGTGCTGGAAATAAACTGCTAGATATAGTAGGAAATAGGATAGAAAATATCTCCTTAAATAACTGATCGATCTCCTCTTTAATTCTGGAAGTAAATCCAACTTAACTCTGGAAATCAATGGGTTTgaataaacccaaaattttgaccagGTAATCACTGGTCGATCTACATCACACTGACTCAATCCAAATAgaggaaaatttttaaattgcCAAAAACTCTCCAACCACAAGCTATCTTAGAGAGTCCCTAGTTGACTCAACactttaataataaaaaaagtaaagacTAATTGAAAAGGAACTACTCCCTATGGTACCCATGATTGTGTGCATATAAGATTCCTAAAATCTAGGAATAGGCCCCACAAGACACTAACAACTTACTAAACTTATCCTAATAACTgaataataaattaaagaaCGAAATGAAGTCCTAAATCATCACACGATTAGACTTGAAATGACTGGTTCATTGAACCAGGTCAATCGATggaaaggttgctccattgtgaccaagtggtcaccgGTTCGAATCTGGAAACAGCCtatctgcgaaagcaggggtaagactgcgtacattatgacccttcccagaccccgcagtagcGCGAGCCTTGTGCCATGGGTACGCCCTTTGTATTGAACCAGGTCACCCAATTGATGGAATCAGATTTGAACCAAAAAGTTCAAATCTGGACCAATCCCACCCAAACCAGTCTTGCATTATACTATTTGCCCCCCAAAGAAcccattttgaaaatggttcccttttattattagagctggtttggtgtagtggagatgaggatgttgagatggatgaatggcaaaactaggaaggataaagtaagaaatgaatCAATGATCATAATATAGCTGGTTTGGGaatagctccgatacatgataagctatgaaaaagtcatttgaggtgaaatggccatgttcaacgaaggcctttggatgctccagtacgaagGAGTGAATTAATTCATATTGAAGGAACTACAAAAGCcaggggcaaacctaaaatTACCATAGGAGaaatgaggaaagacatgcatagcttaggccttgtatcaagtatgacctcgaattgAGGTGATTGGAGGGTAAGTGATGCAGgatcatcaccaaatagggcttatttctttagaaataggcctagggttgggttatatacatgttgggcctttgttcccaagggttttttatgtaataggccactttaatgaggaactaggggtatataggttgcatacgggattagcccaatacttagttatttttattgaaccggtttagaattggttgcatccaattggttcaatgggtctaatttaattgaagtgttcctattggtcaataggtccttatatcctattggctaacatggaatcttctttaaattagttgttttaagtagattcttttattttaaattagtaattttatttcaattaggacccttccacgattttaagtgagGAGGTAGTTAGAATGTATTAGGATGTGGCTTtaggcctttattataaataaagtggatcgtgggaggctcccccacattgagatttgaatttaaaaaagacAGAATTCATGGCTGCttgttgctgctccttgctcccTTGTGAATgtatgcatccttgtgggtttatcaaggtggaagggtgggtggattcctgcgactctttACGCCATGACGGCTGGAAGGATCTCTCTTCGAAGGTAGTTTCATCCTTCAACGATTCAAGctactgccggtggattccagtgtgagtttggattttaaatttctgttttagctttccttcccttcccatTCGATCccctttaattttctgttttaatctcATAAACCCTAGTActctaaattctgtccagccataTCCTATCATCAAAACCCCTTCAAAATTCAGACATAGCATCCTTATCCCAACCCTTTCATTCGATCCAGCTTTGGGCTTGATCAGATCTGTCCAACCctaaaatttctcttctccattaaacccaaaaaaaaccctaaatttctgtTTAGacatattcagccatcagaaaacctCCCTGCTGCAGCCAAACCTtccccctagcccctctaaTACTCGACCTCAGCCCCAGCCCAATACTCcaactcaaaaccctagtttagtcatttttcctaattctaaaacccgaaaccctaaccttaattcTGCAGAAAATTTAAACTgatccaaatccaattatttttatcccataatgaCCCCCCAGATCTGcctattaaagccatataaaacccattcccaaattcctatcctaaaccctaaaatttggcctaaacagcccctaatcagccccaaacagAAGGCTTGACCAGAACCTGtttttacctggctcctagtaggattatctcctattccAGGACTACATtagtaaggatccatgtagctgaccccatttagttgggataaggctgagttgttattgttgttgattTTTTCGGGTAGAAGAAGGAAAGCTAAAGTAAATGAGAAGCAACCACCTCAAgggggtagctcagttggcaaagatCAACACCTCATAATTAAGACATCATGAGTTTAAatctccttggggcctatctattcccaccaaaaaaaatgagaagcaaCCCATCCTCTAAATCATGGTACCCAAGTTTCATGAAATTTATTGGTTTCACAGGTTGTCAAAATGCAACAGCTTGCGATACACAAAGATGTCAATCTTCCGACCACAATTTCGGCCTTTTGTATCGTTTTTGCCGATATTTCGGTCAAAATTGTTCATATCCCATATTATAAATCCCACATTTCACAAGAAAAGGGCAGAAATTTCAACCATTTCTTGCAGTTCGCCTACTTTTATTCAGAACCTTGGAAAACACAGTTTTGGTTCTTTATTGGCCAAATCACTGTCGTACAAGATTGGAACCAGTACTTGGGCAGTAGAGGAACGCAGTGGAGGTGAGGATTTGCTGCGTTGTTGGaagatttgtgcaagattcAAAGTTGGAGTGATGCAAATAAGTCACCTAGAGGGCTTATTGTATTGGAAATAAGCTCTGGGTTGGGTTATgcaggtgttgggcctttgatcccatgggttttctttgtattGGACTaattaatgagcctaaaatatgggtgaaaagtaaaaaaagggGATTTAcctcattagtttagttagagtcctgttttaagtcagtttctttcataattttagtttcctacgcagtttatgttaccttattagttaaggattagGTTAGGCCTTCCCTTTTAAGTGCTTTAGTTTGCTTTTAAGTCTtatatataagtttgtaagggactACAGCCCTgtacatgaatttgattaatgagattgcGGGGGAAAAAACATAACTTTGTGCTTTGCTCtatgagagagtatggtgagatgtcattggtgagagaccaaaattGGTTCAATCGAAGTCTTGCAGCTCCATGTGCAAAGATTGTGAGCCACAGAGTTGCATGATATCCTAATCAAGTagaaaaaaaagatatcaaAATCTCAAGCAAGGCCAAGGATATCGTCTGCAATGAATGAATTTCTAAGGGAGGCACTCCATTTTtcaggcatttcatcaaaagCTTGCAATCTGATTCAATCATGGCCTTCCATAATCCAAGGATTCAAGCCAGCAACATTGTCTCTGGGAAAGCAGCAGCTTCTGCCACAAGGGGAGAGGCAAAAGTTTGAGCAGAAACCTCATTTTTCAGCCACAGGGAGAGAGAAGTGTGGAATGGACATTATTCATCGTCTTTAAGGTTTTGATGGCATTGCAATGGAAATTCAACATTAAAAACGGCAAATTTTGGAACAGGAATCTTTTTAAGTGATGGAAATAATCCCTTCTCATGGAAATGGGGTTTTGATCCTTTCTCCCACCACAttaaggggagggggggggggtcaagGTTTTGAGTCAAACTACCACCCTGACATTCAAGTATTTCTCATTTAGTCAGGTCATTCCCCCATATTTTACTTCTACCAGCAGAAAAATTAATCCCACTAGTGATTACCTTCATAATCAACTGAAACAATTAAAAAATCATGCTTCTAAATTTCAGTCAACATTCTGAGTCAGCCTGCATTCTTTTCAACCTTTGTCAAAACTTAAATCTTTCGTGAATTCTCAGTCATTTCGTCCCCCAATGGATTCAAGCATTCTCGGAACTCTATGTGGTACTGACATAGAGTTAGAGGAATGGTTTAGTAGTGGTGCTTTAACCTTGGTTGTACAATTCCACTTGACTACTTGTAACACTTGTACTTGTAAACTTCGTGTAGTTTATATGATTTTTCTTCATTCCAAATGCGTCATTTAGTTGTTTTCATTGAATTCTGTGTGTTCTAATAAGCTATATTTGAGAAAAGTATACAACAGGATATGgcgtacactaccaacctagggtacaaaaccaaactatcactttgatgttatttttttatgaactaaaaGTTTCAATGTGTTTAGAGATGCTTAATTAGGATTCCCCGCAGTTTCTGGCCAAAATACACCCATTTGACCACCAAAATAGATAGACAAATGAAATAGCCAGCCAAAACATGTAGAGTTTCggtcaaaacccaaaatatttGGGTTTCGATCTCAAACCTtgtaaaaaaattacaatgatTTGGTGAATCAccaaatatttcagtttcagcaATGATGAAAATCAGAGTTGGAGTAAATTTGATTCCTTGTAATGATATAAGAACCTCAGTGCTACACTGCTAATCAAAGCTAGGCACAGGCATTCAAAGCTAGAGCCAACTGAAGTAGCTAAAATACGTTCAAATAAAAAACCAGTTACTAAAAGTAACACCTGTTTGCACTTGAAGCCACAAAAGTAAGAGTGTGGATTATTGGAATCAACAGGAACAACATCTGTTTCCTCAACACACAACTGATGATCTGCAATagcaaaaaaattataaacaacTTTCACttgaataaaattaaaaagaatgtagtaaacaaaaaaatgaagaacaaaagaattcAGAATAACAAGAAAAAAGGATTAGTACATTTTTTTTCACAGAGACTGCATTTGGGTATTGCAGAGGTAGTTACAGGATCCTTCTGAGCAATACTAACACCAACTCCCCCACAGAATCTGCATGAACAATTTGGACAATGCCAATCACCTGTAGGAAGCATCTGCAAGAAACAGGAAAATGGACATGACATCtaataaatgaaatgaaaaggaaatTTCATGAGTAATTCCACAAgtaaacaacaacaaaatataGCATTCCCTTTTCTGGTTAAAAGGGAATTAAGTGcactttgttttgtttaaaaatcAAAGGATCTACCCGAGTAACATATTCAAAAGGACAGGGATAAACCGATAGTAAGAAGACTTATTTTAGCCCAAACCATCTGCTTTTGGGATACATTGCATCCGAGCTGGTATTTAGTACTGCCCTCTCAAGCACGTGCACATGATCCCAAAGATAACCCAAtctaataaattaaataaacaaataacaaCTCAAACGCAGCAATCCCTtatccctttttcctttttatgcttCACAAACTCTAGTAGTACACACCAAAAAAGGAGAATAACAGGAGAATTGATAAATCTACAACCTATCAAGCATCAGGAATGTAataatatttaccaaaaaaaaaaaaaaggaatgtaATAATCTATACACACCTGTATACCCAAGCAGCTTTGATGGAAAGTTGAAGGACAGCCATCACAGCAGATCAGATCCCCACCATCTCCACAAATGCCACAGGTGTCATCATTTGGGTCATCACCATCAAAATCTACGAAATGGAATCCATGACATTCAGAATCCTCCTGTCTATTCCATGCATCAAGCTGGCACTGAAAGAGAGAAATCCCAGTCtctacaaaaatattttggaacggCTGCCGCAGTTTGCTTCCTGCATGAATCTCAAACTTTGAAACAGTGAGGATCTTGCTACAGCATCCGCAGTGAATGCCATCCCGGGTAATCCAACCCTCCAGCATCACTCGTGTGCGCCTTCTATTCTTATACTGCACTTTCCCACTCAAAGGAACAGTTCCTGAATCAATAAGCCAGGAAAGCACAGTTCGTTTTCCAGAGTATGGAATGAAATCATCACCATCTGGATTTACACCAGTGTTGGACCCGCGAACCAACAAAGCACAACGACTtggctttttatttttctttcctgaTAGCATATGAGCACTGGATGCAAGGGTTGACTTTTGAAACCTAACTGACTTTGGCATTCCCTTGTGTGAGATAACACTCGAATTGCTCTCTTCATGAAGCAGAGTTTCAGCATCATCCACTTCTTTAGAAGATTGAGTAGATTTCTGAATCTTGGCTAGCCCCTTATCATTATCCTTTATTCTCCCTTTCAGCAACTTACCAGTATGCTTGATTAGTGAACTCATTGTTCCTCCATCTTTGCTTCTCCCGGTCCTCTTTATAATGTGCTTATTTTTGGCAGATTTCTTTTGTCTGGCTTCTTCTGAAATCTTACTCCCTTTCTTGTTTTTGagcttctttttcatttccttttcaaTCTTTTTACGTGTCTGCCTTGTTAGTGTACCAAGCACTTCATCTGGTATCGGAGTAAAAGGAAAATTGATCCTATTAGACTCGCTGCCAGAGTTCTTCTTTTCATATTCTTTTTTAAGCGCTTCATAGGCATTTACAATTGACCAGTAACCCGTTCCCGCAGGATTGATGTACACTGAATCAAAGTAGTTTCTGTTCCTCCTAGGTCTACAATCAATTGTCCAGCCTGCACTGAGAAGCATGTCTCGAATGTGATTTCGTAATAACTGTTTCTTTGTGCTCGAACACTTTTCTCTTCCCTCCTTTTGAGTTGGTGAAGGGATTTCATCGTTTAGATTCTTCTTTGCTTTGCTCTTTACCACTTTCTTGGAACTACATAGATCCATCTCCTTTGAATCCAACTTTGATGATGCATCAATGTCCTCCATTTTCCAATCACAGGCTTTCTCGCTCTTAGCTGGTGAGAATTTCTGCAGATTCACCTGGTTCTTTGTTACAAAAGAATCCGGTTCATCGCGGGATTTGTTTTTCAAATAGAGAGGATAGAGTGGTGTGTTCCAAATGGAAGTGTCTCCAGACTCAGAAtcctttccattttcttctgTGTCATGGTAACTATAAGGTTTTTCAGATCCAAGtaccttcttcttattcttaatCATCACCTTCAAAACACCGTTTTTCCCAGGCAGCCTGATAGTTTCATCACCAGAATCCCTTGACTTTTCCCTAAGCATGCCAACAGATTGAAATGGTCCATCTCTTTTTCCCTCAAACTTGTTCTTCTTATCCAAACAATCTGTTCCTCTTTCCTGTTCAGTGCTAGTCCTGTCAAAAACagtttttttcctcttctcaaCCACTGTACTTCTGCTACCTTCGTTTCCAAGTTCCCTCCGCCTACCACTTGACTCCCgaaatttcaaactcaaaatgCTGTGCCCGCCAGTACCAATTGCAACACCATCAAAAGGCGACTTCCTAAGCTTTTTTGTGTCAACTATGGGATCATCAGTGTATTCAAAAACATCCAGCCTACTTCTCTTGCTTCCAATTTCATCTTCAGCAAATCCGTTCATAACACTTTTGGCATCATCTCTATGTTTAATTTGTTCAGACCTAGTTTTCTTCTTCCTACCACTTTCAAAATCTCCCTTGCTCTTAGAATAATCTACAGTACTATTTTTAGGAGCAGCAGAACCATTACTATCTCGAGTGGTTCCACGGACAATCTTTCTACGGGGAGAAACTAACACGTCCTTGTCAGATTCAGAATCAGTGAGTATCAACcgctttctcttctctttcttcgaATATAACAGCTTCTGCTTCCCAGAAGAAACAGCAGTACTCGCCTCATCCCCTTTCTTCTTGATGATCAATCTTCCCGAAGGCACCCTATCCTTCTCCAGCTTCCCACGCCGATCATGTACAAGGTCCCCTTTCATTTCATTCAACAACCGAAGCAGAATCCCCAAATTCAAGGATTTCCTCCGGAAATCGAGAAAACAGAACCtaaaatccaacccaaaaaaaaaaaaaaaactgcacaAAAGCAGCTGCAcagaaaccctaaacaaaacGCTTCCCCCCGACCACCATCCGTAACTACGAAACTTGTTCTAAATATCGAAAAGCTGAAGGCAGATCTGAAAAATCTTGTCGAAGGTACAAAATAGAACCAGAAATCCAAAAATGAATCAGAAAAACGAAACAAACCTGCACCTATTCAGGGAGTTCACGATGCTAACCTGCTCTGGAACCACCGAAATTCCGACGTCAGGCATGTCCCCCGAAGAGATCCAGCGTTCTATTTCGATAATTTCTGGTGAACGAGTCTGaacagaaaaaaaggaaaattggtACAGAAAAGTGAGGTAGcttgttagagagagagagatcttgtTGGGCTTTTAAATAGTACTTATACTATGCTAAAGTATATTACGTTTTATTGTCTTCGTTTCACTTTTAAACCGGCGGGATTGAAAATTTtcgtgattttttttctttgtttttccctcCAAATCTTCGCACACTAATAATTTGTTACggattttgatttgaaaagaaTGTGGGAAGGTGCCATAACGATTTCAGATCGTTAGATATGAATCTGATTGATAAAATGACCATGTCATtttacataaatgcccctatAATCTTATCCGATTGGTCAAAGTTCGCTTACCAAACTCTCTCTGTCCCACTTCGGACGAGTCCAAGTGATTAGTGGCAAATATGATTTACTCTCTAGTGGGACCCATCTGCTGTTTCAGATGTAATGTAATTTAGGTTTTGTTTGGactttaagaagaagaaaaagatacataaattcagaattttttttttcctattcatTTCTTGTGTTACAAACATAAAAGCCTGGAAGTGATTAGTTTTGTGTAATCTGAGAGTGGGATCTAACTCCTAACACAAGAATTAAAAGCTAGCATGGAATGAGTCTCTTTAAGATCCTATAGTAGGCTTGGTTCTATCAATGCTTTGGTACTTACTCAAATCTAGAAAAATCACATAATTGATTCAAGAGCTTTAGATTCTTCCCTTCTATCTATCAACAATCAAGCATTTTCCTAGATTTTAATCAGATTTCTGTTTACATACTAGAATTCGAATAATGTTTTCAGGGATTTTATCATCTCGAGTGCACGTCTAGTGGACCCCTAAAATGTCGACACGTGGCAAAGTAAGATCCAACAGTCCTAACCCGATCTGTCCCTTGTTGATTTTCATACGCTGTGT includes these proteins:
- the LOC122643767 gene encoding uncharacterized protein LOC122643767, whose protein sequence is MKGDLVHDRRGKLEKDRVPSGRLIIKKKGDEASTAVSSGKQKLLYSKKEKRKRLILTDSESDKDVLVSPRRKIVRGTTRDSNGSAAPKNSTVDYSKSKGDFESGRKKKTRSEQIKHRDDAKSVMNGFAEDEIGSKRSRLDVFEYTDDPIVDTKKLRKSPFDGVAIGTGGHSILSLKFRESSGRRRELGNEGSRSTVVEKRKKTVFDRTSTEQERGTDCLDKKNKFEGKRDGPFQSVGMLREKSRDSGDETIRLPGKNGVLKVMIKNKKKVLGSEKPYSYHDTEENGKDSESGDTSIWNTPLYPLYLKNKSRDEPDSFVTKNQVNLQKFSPAKSEKACDWKMEDIDASSKLDSKEMDLCSSKKVVKSKAKKNLNDEIPSPTQKEGREKCSSTKKQLLRNHIRDMLLSAGWTIDCRPRRNRNYFDSVYINPAGTGYWSIVNAYEALKKEYEKKNSGSESNRINFPFTPIPDEVLGTLTRQTRKKIEKEMKKKLKNKKGSKISEEARQKKSAKNKHIIKRTGRSKDGGTMSSLIKHTGKLLKGRIKDNDKGLAKIQKSTQSSKEVDDAETLLHEESNSSVISHKGIHMLSGKKNKKPSRCALLVRGSNTGVNPDGDDFIPYSGKRTVLSWLIDSGTVPLSGKVQYKNRRRTRVMLEGWITRDGIHCGCCSKILTVSKFEIHAGSKLRQPFQNIFVETGISLFQCQLDAWNRQEDSECHGFHFVDFDGDDPNDDTCGICGDGGDLICCDGCPSTFHQSCLGIQMLPTGDWHCPNCSCRFCGGVGVSIAQKDPVTTSAIPKCSLCEKKYHQLCVEETDVVPVDSNNPHSYFCGFKCKQLFEQLQKLLGVKHELEDGFSWTLIQRCDLDSDMSPRVLPQRAECNSKLAVALAVMDECFLPIVDRRSGINLIHNVLYSCGSNFNRLNYSSFYTVVLERGDEIISAASIRIHGTRLAEMPFIGTRHIYRRQGMCRRLLNTIESVLCSLNVEKLIIPAISELMHTWTVVFGFKPLEELHKQEMRSMNMLVFPGADLLQKFLLKDELSEGNVSAVEVMEPVVVQSGGDRPKAAMVYDIGCPAEPDVTASDKGVVREGQVKTEEVSAVGSSFQDTGGSSHDTSDVMQGPLDGPASPNVCASDEDVVCDSQVKKDEVASVRSGFEDISGLSHDTSDLMCNPSDGPGQAMFQAFTERSTSYKSEEVSIDSASLLYSCPTQDELVKEKKPPAIPNVCASDEDVVCDIQVKKDEVASVRSGFEDISGLSHDTSDLMCNPSDGPGQAMFQAFMERSTSYKSEEVSIDSASLLYSCPTQDELVKEKKPPAIPNVCASDEDVVCDIQVKKDEVASVRSGFEDISGLSHDTSDLMCNPSDDPGQAMFQAFTERSTSYKSEEVAIDSASLLYSCPTQDELVKEKKPLSDSAIAFTTQSSSEGEEDCFLEVKLDVAGTKPDLCSLEEISLQKTTKITE